From a region of the Helianthus annuus cultivar XRQ/B chromosome 5, HanXRQr2.0-SUNRISE, whole genome shotgun sequence genome:
- the LOC110943587 gene encoding uncharacterized protein LOC110943587: MDGQSVSAMHAWNHSDFLCHNFILNGLVDTLYNVYCKAKTAKELWESLYRKYKTEDAGTKKFVVAKFLDFKMIDSKTVMSQVQELQVILHDIHAEGMMLSETFQVAAMIENLPPSWVDFKNYLKHKRKKMTIEDLVVRLRIEEDNKVALKKVDGPETVKANLVDHGQSSKGKNSGKGGKKSHGKRSNLGPKGGVGKKKFQGTCYNCQKQGHKASECKLLKKENARQVNMVDEVDNLVVMVTDLSILVTEVNLVGQNNKDWWVDTGATRHVCFDKSLFNTFKEVTNGEKVLWETPPRPKLKVRGTWF, translated from the coding sequence ATGGATGGTCAATCTGTGAGCGCGATGCATGCGTGGAATCATTCGGATTTCCTGTGCCACAACTTTATTTTGAATGGTTTGGTGGACACATTGTATAATGTGTATTGCAAAGCAAAgactgccaaagaattgtgggagtcTTTGTATCGGAAATACAAAACAGAAGATGCGGGCACTAAGAAATTCGTGGTGGCTAAGTTCTTGGACTTTAAAATGATAGACTCTAAAACGGTCATGAGCCAAGTCCAAGAATTGCAGGTTATCCTTCATGATATTCATGCGGAAGGAATGATGCTCAGCGAAACATTCCAAGTTGCTGCAATGATCGAAAATTTGCCACCAAGTTGGGTTGATTTCAAGAACTATCTCAAGCATAAGCGAAAGAAGATGACCATTGAAGATCTTGTTGTTCGTCTTCGGATTGAAGAAGACAACAAAGTGGCCCTAAAAAAGGTTGATGGTCCTGAAACAGTGAAGGCCAATCTTGTTGATCATGGCCAATCTTCAAAGGGAAAAAACAGTGGAAAGGGTGGAAAGAAAAGTCATGGGAAACGCTCCAACCTTGGTCCTAAGGGAGGAGTTGGGAAAAAGAAGTTCCAAGGAACTTGTTATAATTGTCAAAAGCAAGGCCACAAGGCCAGTGAATGCAAGCTTCTCAAGAAGGAAAATGCTCGACAAGTGAACATGGTTGATGAAGTCGACAACCTGGTTGTCATGGTCACGGATCTCTCGATTTTGGTGACTGAAGTTAATTTGGTCGGGCAAAATAACAAGGATTGGTGGGTTGATACGGGGGCTACCCGTCATGTGTGTTTCGACAAAAGCCTTTTCAACACTTTCAAAGAGGTGACTAATGGCGAAAAGGTGTTATGGGAAACTCCGCCACGGCCGAAATTAAAGGTGAGAGGAACGTGGTTCTAA
- the LOC110941252 gene encoding pentatricopeptide repeat-containing protein At1g77360, mitochondrial produces the protein MTICVALDNMLRMLINPTKSSFRNIICLRVYFSSEANKEVLDPSNQICKILMSCPKLGVATALDQSGLRPSPETVEEVLGRFRNAGMLAYLFFDWAGKQHHYQHSVRAYHAVIDSLAKIRQYEIMWDLINTMRTNNLLNIETFCIIMRKYARAQKVEEAIYTFNVMEKYNVTPNLAAFNGLLSALCKSKNIRKAQEIFNTMRDRFIPDQKTYSILIEGWGREPNLPKAREIYREMINDRCQPDIVTYGIMVDILCKAGRVDEAIDIIKEMECNNCQPTSFIYSILVHTYGIENRIEDAVDTFLEMEKNGVSADVAVYNALISAFCKVNRLKNAYRVLNEMECKRVKPNSRTCNILLNYLIERKETDEAFKVFRRMIKICDPDADTYTIMIKMFSESGDIEMAFKVWKFMKRKQFVPSLHTFSVLINGLCENEDASQACMLMEEMIEKGIRPPRLTFGRLRKLLIQQKRDDVLEFLQQKLDLLVKEPLCD, from the exons ATGACCATATGC gtgGCTCTTGACAATATGCTCCGAATGCTCATCAACCCAACAAAATCAAGTTTCAGAAATATTATCTGTTTAAGAGTGTATTTCTCAAGTGAAGCAAACAAAGAGGTACTCGATCCATCAAACCAAATATGCAAAATCCTAATGTCTTGTCCAAAACTCGGGGTTGCAACCGCCCTTGACCAAAGCGGTTTACGACCTTCACCCGAAACAGTAGAAGAAGTCCTCGGAAGATTCCGGAACGCGGGCATGCTCGCATACCTGTTTTTTGACTGGGCCGGAAAGCAACATCACTACCAACACAGTGTTCGGGCTTACCATGCAGTAATCGATTCTTTAGCCAAAATACGACAATACGAAATTATGTGGGATCTTATAAACACTATGAGGACCAATAACTTGCTCAATATCGAAACTTTTTGTATAATCATGAGAAAATACGCTCGGGCCCAGAAAGTCGAAGAGGCAATCTACACCTTCAATGTCATGGAAAAATACAACGTAACTCCGAATTTAGCCGCTTTTAACGGTTTGTTAAGTGCGTTATGCAAATCGAAAAATATACGAAAAGCGCAGGAGATTTTCAACACCATGAGAGATAGATTCATTCCGGATCAGAAAACGTATAGCATATTAATCGAAGGTTGGGGACGGGAACCGAATTTGCCAAAAGCAAGGGAAATTTACCGGGAAATGATTAACGACAGGTGTCAGCCCGATATTGTGACGTACGGGATTATGGTTGATATTTTATGTAAAGCAGGTAGAGTAGATGAAGCTATTGATATTATCAAAGAAATggaatgtaacaactgtcaaccGACGTCTTTCATATACAGCATTTTGGTTCATACGTATGGAATAGAAAACCGGATTGAAGATGCCGTTGATACGTTTCTTGAAATGGAAAAGAACGGTGTCAGCGCTGACGTGGCGGTGTACAATGCGTTGATTAGCGCGTTTTGTAAAGTAAACAGGTTAAAAAACGCGTATAGGGTTTTAAACGAGATGGAATGTAAAAGGGTGAAGCCGAATTCACGAACGTGTAACATTCTTTTGAATTATTTGATAGAGCGTAAAGAAACCGATGAGGCTTTTAAGGTGTTTAGAAGGATGATCAAGATTTGTGACCCGGATGCTGATACGTATACGATAATGATAAAGATGTTTAGTGAGAGTGGTGATATTGAGATGGCTTTTAAGGTTTGGAAATTCATGAAACGAAAGCAGTTTGTTCCTAGCTTGCATACGTTTTCGGTTCTTATTAACGGGTTGTGTGAAAATGAGGATGCTTCTCAAGCTTGTATGCTAATGGAAGAAATGATTGAAAAAGGTATTAGACCGCCGAGGTTGACTTTCGGGAGGCTGAGGAAATTGCTTATCCAGCAAAAACGCGATGACGTGCTTGAATTTCTACAGCAGAAGCTGGATTTACTGGTGAAAGAGCCACTGTGTGATTAA